The sequence TGGCGCTCATGGACGCCGGCGTTCCCATAGAGAAACCGGTCGCGGGCATCGCGATGGGTCTGGTGAAGGAGGGGGAGCGCTACAAGATCCTCTCGGACATCCTCGGCTCCGAAGACGCGCTCGGTGACATGGATTTCAAGGTCACCGGCAGCCGCGACGGCGTAACCGCCCTGCAGATGGACATCAAGATCACCGGCATCACCGCGGAGATCATGCGGGAGGCGCTCCGCCAGGCCCGCGAGGGCCGGCTCCATATCCTCGGCCTCATGGGCGACGTCCTCCCCTCCTCGAGGCCCGAGATCTCCCAGCGCGCTCCCCGTATCGTCACCGTGAAGATCCCGGTCGACAAGATCGGCACGGTCATCGGACCGGGCGGCAAGCAGATCCGCGAACTCGAGGCCCTGGGCGTGAGCGTCGAGGTTGGCGAGGACGGCAACATAAAGCTGTACAGCGAGGACGCCGCCGCGGCCGAAGAGGTGAAGCGGCGCATCGAGGCGATGACCGCGACCGCAGAGGTCGGCAAGGTGTACCAGGGAACGGTGGCCAAGGTGGTCGACTTCGGCGCCTTCGTCAACCTCTTCCCCGGTACCGATGGACTGCTTCACATCTCGCAGATCGCCGAGGGCAGGGTCGAGAACGTCTCCGAACACCTCAAAGAGGGCGACAAGATCGAGGTCAAGGTCAACAGCATCGACGATCGCGGCAAGATCGACCTGGTGCGTCCCGAACTCGAGGGCAAGATAGCGCCTCGCCGCGGAGGCGGCGGTGGTGGAAGATCCGACAGGAGCGGCGGACGCAATGGCCCGCGGGGCGGCCGCGGTCCGCGCAGCGGAGGGGACCGTGGGGAACGCGGGGGCCGGGACAGAAGCTGACCGGAGACGTCGTCGACGGCCGCTGGAACGGCGGCCGCTGACAGGATGGCGGACCGCACCGGCCAGTGGGCTCGGGTGAGCCCGCTGTGCCGCTCCGGCCCTGAAGGCGCGCGCTGGGCGCTTGGCCCCGTGCCGAGAGAACTGAAACCTGAACGGAGATGACCATCCGCTGCCCAGGCAGGAACCGGGAGTTGCCGCGCGATAGCCGCGTCCACCCCGGGGTCTGGCGCAAAAGCGGTGGATAATCCGGAGGAGAAGAAGAGGAACATATGGCAAGACAGGACGAACGGAGCCTCCGCATCATCCCCCTCGGCGGGATGGGCGAGATAGGCAAGAACATGTTCGCGTTCGAGTACGAGGACGAGATCCTCCTCATCGACGGTGGGCTCGCCTTCCCCGATGCAGACATGCTGGGCGTGGACATCCTCGTGCCCAAGATCGACTGGGTCATCGAGAACGCCGGCAAGATCAAGGGCTGGGTACTCACTCACGGTCACGAAGACCACATCGGCGGTCTCCCCTACATGCTCAAGCTGCTGCCCAAGGTGCCCATGTACGGCGCCAAGCTCACGCTGGGTCTGCTGCGCGGCAAGTTCGAGGAGTTCAAGCTGAGCGAGAACGACGTCGACCTGCGCGAGGTCTCCACCGACGCGCGGGTGAAGATCAGCAAGAACTTCACGGTCGACTACTTCCGGATGACCCACTCGATCCCCGACAACAGCGGACTGGTCATCCACACACCGATCGGGCGCATCGTGCACTCGGGCGACTTCAAGCTCGACTACAACCCGGCCGACGGCAAGACCAGCCACCTGCACAAGCTCGCACAGGCTGGCGAGGATGGCGTGCTGCTCCTCATCTCCGACTCGACGAACGCCGAGAGGCCGGGCTACACCCCGTCCGAGAGGGACGTCAAGAACGCGGTCGAGGACATCGTGGCCAGGGCGAAGGGCAGGGTCATCGTCACGACCTTCTCGTCGCACGTCCACCGGCTCCAGAACTTCATAAGGGTGGCCGAGGCGCACGACCGCCGGGTGGTCATGGAGGGCCGCTCGATGGTCAAGAACGTCTCCATCGCTCAGGAACTCGGCTACCTCGAACTCAAGAACCCGCTCGTCTCGACAGACGATATCGGCGACCTGCAGGACGACAAGCTCCTCTTCCTCTGCACCGGCTCCCAGGGCCAGCCTATGGCCGCGCTTTCACGCCTGGCCTCAGGCACGCACCGGAAGATCCAGCTGACCGCCGGCGACACGGTCATCATGTCGTCCAACCCCATCCCGGGGAACGAGGAAGCGGTGGGACGCGTCATCAATCAGCTATACGAGCGAGGGGTCAACGTCTTCTACCCGCCCACCTACCGGGTACACGCGTCGGGGCACGGCAGCCAGGAGGAGCTCAAGCTGATCCTCGATCTGACCCGGCCCAAGTTCTTCCTGCCCTGGCACGGTGAGGTGCGCCACCAGGTCAATCACCAGCGACTGGCGGCCGGCATGTCGAGCGCGCCCAAGAAGAGCCTCGTGGTGCAGAACGGCGACGTCATCGAACTCACCAAGAACGACATCCAGGTCGTGAGCCAGATCGAGTCCGGAGTCGTCTTCATCGACAGCGTTGGCAAGAGCACTGACCAGATCACCGAGCCGATAATCCGCGACCGGCAAATGCTCTCGAACGAGGGTGTGGTCGTGGTCATGGCGCTAGCCGGCAAGCAGCC is a genomic window of Trueperaceae bacterium containing:
- a CDS encoding ribonuclease J; protein product: MARQDERSLRIIPLGGMGEIGKNMFAFEYEDEILLIDGGLAFPDADMLGVDILVPKIDWVIENAGKIKGWVLTHGHEDHIGGLPYMLKLLPKVPMYGAKLTLGLLRGKFEEFKLSENDVDLREVSTDARVKISKNFTVDYFRMTHSIPDNSGLVIHTPIGRIVHSGDFKLDYNPADGKTSHLHKLAQAGEDGVLLLISDSTNAERPGYTPSERDVKNAVEDIVARAKGRVIVTTFSSHVHRLQNFIRVAEAHDRRVVMEGRSMVKNVSIAQELGYLELKNPLVSTDDIGDLQDDKLLFLCTGSQGQPMAALSRLASGTHRKIQLTAGDTVIMSSNPIPGNEEAVGRVINQLYERGVNVFYPPTYRVHASGHGSQEELKLILDLTRPKFFLPWHGEVRHQVNHQRLAAGMSSAPKKSLVVQNGDVIELTKNDIQVVSQIESGVVFIDSVGKSTDQITEPIIRDRQMLSNEGVVVVMALAGKQPSVEVITRGVAQQNGELSQEIQRIALENLKRGIREKRRLNDIRDDIFYPVRRYLRKATGRNPLIVPTVIEG